The Raoultibacter phocaeensis genome contains a region encoding:
- a CDS encoding oxidoreductase, whose amino-acid sequence MSRKGILINYEYCTGCHSCEVACRVEHGFADGQGGIAVTQVGPWEYAPDVYQYAYMPVITDQCDQCHDRIEASKDPMCVHHCQAFAMRYGDIDGLPQEVVEGSKSVLYYL is encoded by the coding sequence ATGTCTCGTAAGGGAATACTTATCAACTACGAATACTGCACCGGCTGCCATTCGTGCGAGGTTGCGTGCCGTGTCGAGCATGGTTTTGCCGACGGCCAGGGCGGAATTGCTGTTACCCAGGTGGGACCGTGGGAGTACGCGCCCGACGTGTATCAATATGCTTACATGCCGGTTATCACTGATCAATGCGATCAGTGTCACGATCGGATAGAGGCGAGCAAAGATCCAATGTGCGTTCACCATTGCCAAGCTTTTGCGATGAGGTACGGTGATATCGATGGATTGCCGCAGGAGGTAGTCGAAGGCTCAAAATCTGTTCTGTATTACCTATAA
- a CDS encoding helix-turn-helix transcriptional regulator gives MLEQTTKNVVDTISDGKKQAEEDLADGSLALLPLCDVAGYACFVTWAFAVGWDRGIAPLWEGGSVGYLALRCALFGGVALATCVFLFSGGTALAGIRGKIREAFAPALCMGLAATFFVPLPPAVVIMLWLIAGVGQAATFFLWGLRFRLLSRKQQLYTVCGAFAIGGLMLSLFPFVSQSVVAPTVALLPVASYVFLRFAYRQYAGRADEAVEWKVSHALSGGLSKLKAQIPFEEDRRFIILKGLFTLLYSVSLGFVACAALAGWLYPENGVVIGFANVAAALIMVVVLRERERDVCNVLPKLFLPVTCFCYLLLGILWPTEGVLACAAVLFVLFGCYEILNAHTAYAYSSYDAVRCLWELTSSKAGNSVGFFFGWVLGAASLFFFEVNTTTLLVLCFFIVSIAVVVDTALFKEMKLEFREVIIDNEPLLEVLDPKAIESVIQGRGRWSRTCDELAEQYRLSPRQKEIFLFLAKGRNVQFIRDELVLSTPTVKSHIYNIYQKMGVHSHQELINLVEDSIKGL, from the coding sequence TTGCTGGAGCAAACAACGAAGAATGTCGTAGATACTATTTCCGACGGGAAGAAGCAGGCCGAAGAAGACTTGGCCGATGGCAGTCTCGCGTTGCTTCCTTTGTGTGACGTAGCCGGATACGCCTGCTTTGTTACGTGGGCGTTTGCTGTTGGATGGGATCGCGGTATAGCGCCGCTTTGGGAAGGGGGATCAGTCGGATATCTTGCACTGCGGTGCGCATTGTTCGGAGGCGTTGCGCTTGCTACGTGCGTGTTCCTATTCTCAGGCGGTACTGCGCTTGCCGGGATCCGGGGCAAAATCCGGGAGGCTTTTGCCCCGGCTCTTTGCATGGGCCTTGCAGCTACGTTCTTTGTACCTCTGCCGCCTGCGGTTGTGATCATGCTTTGGCTTATTGCTGGAGTCGGCCAGGCAGCTACGTTTTTTCTCTGGGGGTTGCGATTCAGGCTGCTGTCCCGCAAACAGCAGCTCTACACCGTTTGCGGGGCATTTGCCATAGGCGGACTGATGCTTTCGCTCTTTCCTTTCGTATCCCAATCGGTAGTTGCTCCTACAGTTGCGCTGCTTCCCGTGGCTTCATACGTCTTCTTGCGATTTGCATACCGCCAATATGCAGGAAGGGCCGATGAGGCTGTTGAATGGAAGGTCTCTCACGCGCTTTCAGGGGGCTTAAGCAAGCTGAAGGCTCAGATACCGTTCGAGGAAGATCGTCGATTCATCATCCTCAAAGGGCTTTTCACGCTTCTGTATTCCGTTTCGCTCGGATTTGTTGCCTGCGCCGCTTTAGCGGGATGGCTTTATCCAGAAAACGGGGTAGTCATCGGGTTCGCTAACGTTGCCGCTGCGTTGATCATGGTGGTGGTGCTGCGCGAGCGCGAACGAGACGTTTGCAATGTGCTTCCGAAACTGTTCTTGCCGGTTACCTGTTTTTGCTATCTGCTTCTCGGCATCCTGTGGCCGACGGAGGGAGTTCTTGCCTGTGCGGCCGTGCTGTTCGTTTTGTTCGGCTGTTACGAGATACTGAATGCCCATACAGCGTACGCGTATTCGTCCTACGATGCCGTCCGCTGTTTATGGGAACTCACGTCGTCTAAAGCGGGTAATTCGGTCGGATTTTTCTTTGGATGGGTATTGGGGGCTGCGAGCTTGTTTTTCTTCGAAGTGAACACGACGACGTTGCTCGTGTTGTGCTTCTTCATCGTATCGATTGCCGTTGTAGTTGATACCGCTCTGTTCAAGGAAATGAAGCTCGAGTTCAGGGAGGTGATTATCGACAACGAGCCTTTGCTGGAGGTTCTCGACCCCAAGGCCATCGAATCAGTGATTCAGGGAAGGGGGAGGTGGAGCCGCACGTGTGACGAACTCGCCGAACAGTACAGGTTGTCGCCGAGGCAGAAGGAGATATTCCTTTTCCTTGCGAAAGGGCGGAATGTGCAATTCATTCGTGACGAGCTCGTTTTGTCGACGCCGACAGTCAAGAGTCATATTTACAACATTTACCAGAAGATGGGTGTCCATTCTCACCAGGAGCTTATCAACCTCGTAGAAGACAGCATCAAAGGGCTCTAG
- a CDS encoding helix-turn-helix transcriptional regulator: protein MASSDAGTSSSSGDSFFATFNLRSLGIALAMAWFTAMLFSPAAVSPYYLEAGLDGWVQLLRLVFLVAACAICGAARARPRYVFSRVMRRGIVAGCLILSVLPLVGVVVSDACIVWPGYRALDVLFWMCGGVSGSVMMLVWGFGMVAKQTYGQGIVNVAAGTAFSGVLFVLLSFLQYPVAAVLLSCIPFALFALWIACSGGNPTERASNEGRGGDEQSSVKTSIYAALGKGSTAFVLSSGLLLGFAGSVGTCFSLAGYASLYFGAAAAGSGIVMLVLARTGHLRVGMRTFALFFPFASVCLFGFSLATEAMTAVLLFAVFFAEGACTVLNTAYRTEENPSGAAVPSQVNPADALAKFSSESRFAHTIGIACGWAGGIIVQFAFDGQAVPYGYFLAAIVVSGIASRALSCEHADVVANDENSFTSLAKVWDEGCNRLAQTHGLTMREQDVFLMLSRGRDRQYIHDALQISPNTVRTHAYNLYRKLGVHNQQQLIDLVESELSSSK from the coding sequence ATGGCGTCAAGCGACGCAGGCACCTCTTCGTCATCCGGCGATTCGTTCTTTGCAACGTTCAATCTCAGGAGTTTAGGTATAGCTTTAGCCATGGCCTGGTTCACCGCAATGCTGTTTTCGCCCGCTGCCGTCTCTCCATATTACCTCGAAGCGGGTCTCGACGGATGGGTGCAGCTGCTCCGACTCGTTTTTCTCGTTGCGGCTTGCGCTATATGCGGTGCGGCACGCGCGCGCCCTCGTTACGTCTTTAGTAGGGTGATGCGCCGTGGTATCGTTGCGGGATGTCTGATTCTTTCCGTGCTGCCCTTAGTGGGCGTTGTCGTTTCCGATGCATGTATCGTATGGCCTGGCTATCGCGCACTCGATGTTTTGTTTTGGATGTGTGGCGGCGTTTCCGGCTCGGTCATGATGCTCGTGTGGGGCTTTGGAATGGTTGCGAAACAGACCTACGGACAAGGTATCGTCAACGTTGCCGCTGGAACCGCTTTTTCTGGGGTGCTGTTCGTGCTGCTCTCGTTTTTGCAGTATCCGGTGGCCGCGGTTCTTCTTTCGTGCATCCCGTTTGCGTTGTTTGCTCTGTGGATTGCGTGTTCGGGCGGTAACCCTACGGAGCGCGCAAGCAATGAAGGACGGGGTGGGGATGAGCAGTCGAGCGTAAAGACGAGCATATATGCTGCACTCGGCAAAGGCTCGACGGCGTTCGTGCTCTCGTCGGGGCTTCTTCTCGGATTTGCCGGTTCTGTTGGCACCTGCTTTTCCCTTGCGGGGTATGCTTCTCTTTACTTCGGAGCAGCAGCGGCCGGATCGGGTATCGTTATGCTTGTTCTTGCGCGTACGGGCCATTTGAGGGTCGGGATGCGAACGTTCGCTCTATTTTTCCCCTTTGCGAGCGTTTGCTTGTTCGGTTTTTCCCTCGCAACTGAAGCAATGACGGCAGTGCTGCTTTTTGCGGTATTCTTTGCAGAAGGAGCATGCACTGTCTTGAATACGGCGTACCGCACCGAGGAAAACCCATCGGGCGCAGCGGTTCCGAGCCAGGTGAACCCCGCAGATGCGCTTGCTAAGTTTTCCAGTGAATCAAGATTCGCGCATACGATTGGCATCGCGTGCGGATGGGCGGGTGGCATAATTGTCCAATTCGCTTTTGACGGTCAAGCGGTTCCATATGGATATTTTCTTGCGGCAATCGTGGTATCGGGGATAGCATCGCGAGCCTTAAGCTGCGAACATGCAGATGTTGTCGCCAATGACGAGAATTCGTTCACCTCGCTCGCAAAGGTGTGGGACGAAGGGTGCAACCGTCTTGCTCAAACCCACGGGCTTACCATGCGGGAGCAAGACGTGTTCTTGATGCTCTCACGCGGGCGGGATCGGCAGTACATCCATGATGCGCTGCAGATTTCGCCGAATACGGTACGCACCCATGCTTACAACCTGTATCGAAAACTTGGCGTGCATAATCAGCAGCAGCTTATCGATCTTGTCGAATCGGAACTATCGAGTTCAAAATAA
- a CDS encoding molybdopterin-dependent oxidoreductase, translating into MKNTATYYKTLGLGSFGMSALSAEIDVKDGRIVRTRGMRFDRSYTAEYLKPWTLEVKGKKLEGLLKNDIPPFALVYKKRAYSDNRILYPLKRVDWDPEGERNPQNRGKSKFERISWDEATDIIAKELRRIEDKYGLYAVFCQGDGHGETKTVHATHGCQMRLMSILGGFTFQARNPDSWEGWYWGAKHVWGCDPVGEGDIGNLLLDIAENSKYLLHWGCDEETTPWGWCGQLPSRWAFWLTDVGVKQIYVCPDVNYGAAVHADKWIPVNPNTDVALHMAIAYTWIENGWYDQEYLDTHAVGFDWVKYYVMGGEDGVPKTPAWAAPICGVPSRQIKALAKAWYKQATSISHVNGGSLIRSQFSAEPGRMEVVLMGMQGLGKPGRNVIKLIEWGLYGLPSQCPNPRSDLYMMPAAAYRSLDYNNPEVWDIRQSFIPKTMVPKAILGDYTVENPLTWYGTGIAGWPKEDQFVKYQYPSKTANTRIHMIWSDTPCWSTCWNGGNTLAKAVQSEEIEFVLIQHPWMENDCIYADILLPVNTKFEERDIAVDSSNGYTNVMMIEPRCIEPRGESKSDYEAVAEVAKKMGVYDEFTSGKTEEEWIREGFENSGCQERVSWEEFKEKGYYAAPTSEGWENNPRGFAPFCEDPEANPLGTPSGKLEFYSTALAHHFPDDDSRPPFPKFIASDDRLSESLLTERGETYPYLIVSNHPRWRVHANMDDITWFREIETCKVKGPDGYLYEPVWINPVDAEAHGIVAGDVVKIFNDRGWVLGGAYVTERIKPGVIYQDHGARLDPIKVGEADRGGANNLIAPSEVAMKNTNAEVTSGYLVDFEKVDVFELAESYPEAFGRAFNETGVKIDNWLV; encoded by the coding sequence GTGAAAAACACCGCAACGTATTACAAGACGCTTGGACTCGGTAGCTTCGGCATGAGCGCATTATCAGCCGAGATCGACGTCAAAGATGGAAGGATCGTGCGAACGCGCGGCATGCGCTTCGACCGTTCATACACCGCCGAGTACCTCAAGCCCTGGACGCTTGAAGTAAAAGGAAAGAAGCTCGAAGGTTTGCTCAAGAACGACATCCCGCCTTTTGCGCTCGTGTACAAGAAACGCGCGTATTCGGACAACCGCATCCTATACCCGCTGAAGCGCGTAGATTGGGATCCTGAGGGCGAGCGCAATCCGCAAAATCGCGGGAAGTCGAAGTTTGAACGCATCAGTTGGGACGAGGCAACCGACATTATTGCAAAAGAGCTGAGGCGCATTGAGGACAAGTACGGCTTATACGCCGTGTTCTGCCAGGGCGACGGGCACGGCGAGACCAAAACCGTCCATGCGACGCATGGCTGCCAAATGCGGCTCATGTCGATTCTCGGCGGTTTCACCTTCCAGGCGCGCAATCCCGATAGCTGGGAGGGATGGTACTGGGGTGCGAAGCACGTGTGGGGGTGCGATCCTGTTGGGGAGGGCGATATCGGAAACCTCTTGCTCGACATTGCCGAGAATTCGAAGTACCTGCTGCATTGGGGATGCGACGAGGAAACGACGCCGTGGGGCTGGTGCGGCCAGCTTCCGTCGAGGTGGGCTTTTTGGCTCACCGACGTGGGTGTCAAGCAGATATACGTCTGTCCCGACGTGAATTACGGAGCTGCCGTGCACGCTGACAAGTGGATCCCCGTCAACCCGAATACCGACGTGGCGCTTCATATGGCCATTGCATACACGTGGATAGAGAATGGCTGGTACGACCAGGAATACCTCGACACGCACGCGGTCGGCTTCGACTGGGTCAAGTATTACGTCATGGGCGGTGAAGATGGTGTGCCGAAGACGCCTGCATGGGCAGCCCCTATCTGCGGCGTTCCTTCGCGGCAGATCAAAGCGCTTGCTAAAGCGTGGTATAAGCAAGCTACCTCGATCTCTCATGTCAATGGCGGATCGCTCATTCGCTCGCAGTTCTCTGCTGAGCCGGGGCGTATGGAGGTCGTGCTCATGGGCATGCAGGGGCTCGGCAAGCCCGGACGCAATGTGATCAAGCTGATCGAATGGGGTTTATACGGCCTACCGTCCCAATGCCCGAATCCGCGCAGCGATCTGTATATGATGCCCGCTGCGGCGTACCGCTCGCTCGACTACAACAATCCCGAGGTGTGGGATATTCGACAATCGTTCATCCCGAAGACCATGGTACCGAAAGCCATCCTCGGCGACTACACCGTCGAGAACCCGCTTACGTGGTACGGCACGGGTATTGCAGGATGGCCGAAGGAGGATCAATTCGTCAAATATCAGTACCCGAGCAAGACCGCAAATACGCGCATTCATATGATCTGGTCTGATACGCCATGCTGGTCAACGTGCTGGAACGGCGGGAACACACTCGCGAAGGCCGTACAGTCTGAAGAGATTGAATTCGTGCTCATCCAGCATCCGTGGATGGAAAACGATTGCATCTACGCCGACATCCTGCTTCCCGTCAACACGAAATTCGAAGAGCGCGACATCGCGGTTGATTCGTCCAACGGCTACACCAACGTCATGATGATCGAACCACGATGCATCGAGCCGCGAGGCGAATCGAAATCCGACTATGAGGCGGTCGCCGAGGTAGCCAAGAAGATGGGCGTGTACGACGAGTTCACCAGCGGGAAAACCGAAGAGGAGTGGATTCGGGAGGGCTTCGAGAACTCCGGGTGCCAGGAACGTGTGAGTTGGGAGGAATTCAAGGAAAAGGGCTACTATGCCGCTCCGACCTCCGAAGGTTGGGAGAACAACCCCCGCGGCTTCGCGCCGTTTTGCGAAGATCCCGAGGCAAATCCGCTCGGAACGCCTTCGGGCAAGCTCGAATTCTACTCGACAGCGCTCGCTCATCATTTTCCCGACGACGATTCGCGCCCACCCTTCCCGAAGTTCATCGCATCCGACGACCGGTTGTCCGAATCGCTCCTTACCGAGCGGGGCGAGACGTATCCGTACCTCATCGTATCGAATCATCCACGCTGGCGCGTGCATGCGAACATGGACGATATCACCTGGTTTCGCGAGATTGAAACGTGCAAGGTGAAAGGGCCCGACGGGTATTTGTACGAACCCGTGTGGATCAATCCGGTCGACGCCGAGGCTCACGGCATCGTCGCGGGTGACGTTGTGAAGATTTTCAACGACCGCGGCTGGGTGCTCGGTGGCGCGTACGTGACCGAACGTATCAAGCCCGGCGTCATCTACCAGGATCATGGGGCGCGGCTCGACCCCATCAAGGTGGGTGAAGCTGATCGCGGGGGAGCGAACAATCTTATAGCGCCGTCCGAGGTAGCAATGAAGAACACGAATGCAGAAGTAACGAGTGGTTATCTGGTCGATTTCGAGAAAGTCGACGTGTTCGAGCTTGCCGAGTCCTATCCCGAAGCGTTCGGCCGCGCCTTCAACGAGACGGGCGTGAAGATCGATAACTGGCTCGTCTAG